One stretch of Aeromicrobium fastidiosum DNA includes these proteins:
- the tatA gene encoding twin-arginine translocase TatA/TatE family subunit, with the protein MTAADSSLTHGDHPVACLTSQELEMLRQLGPTEILIILGVVLLLFGGKKLPDLARGSGQALRIFRSEVRELSEDADEAESVADGRPASHGKSAP; encoded by the coding sequence ATGACGGCCGCGGATTCTTCACTGACGCACGGCGACCACCCGGTCGCCTGCCTGACGAGCCAGGAGCTTGAGATGCTGCGACAACTGGGACCGACCGAGATCCTGATCATCCTGGGAGTGGTGCTGCTCCTGTTCGGTGGCAAGAAGCTCCCGGACCTCGCTCGGGGCTCCGGACAGGCGCTGCGCATCTTCAGGTCAGAGGTCAGGGAGCTGTCCGAGGATGCTGACGAAGCTGAGTCAGTCGCCGACGGTCGTCCTGCCTCCCACGGAAAGAGCGCACCATGA
- a CDS encoding glycoside hydrolase family 1 protein translates to MTDMPIPDGFVLGVATSAYQVEGAASTGGRGPSIWDTFTHVPGNTHDDVPGDRGSEAYARLDEDLGILADLGVDSYRFSISWSRLIPDGVGELNPEGVDYYNRLIDGLLALGISPNVTLYHWDLPQALEDRGGWANREVVEWFAAYARRAFELFGDRVPMWATLNEPIAIWVGYGLGFFAPGIADPKTGRQAMHHAMVAHGRAVQEFRASGATGSIGIVVDVWKRHSVAPTDENQVLADEGEDESFRFFFAELFAGGLSGRQVRLFGRSDTMPHIAPTDYEVAGTPIDFLGINVYGRVMVDSTNFNPYWWEQADTMPGGNFLSNGTELYPDALTEAVQTARSDYDVTVPIYITENGTPVDDGVVEDGVVHDDDRIKYMSAFLRRAIEAHDAGLGVEGYYAWTLLDNYEWTAAYSSRFGLVHVDTDGTFDRTYKMSAHWYRDVAHHRRLPVGDQ, encoded by the coding sequence ATGACCGACATGCCCATCCCCGACGGGTTCGTCCTGGGGGTCGCCACCAGCGCCTACCAGGTGGAGGGTGCCGCCTCGACCGGCGGCCGCGGCCCGTCGATCTGGGACACCTTCACCCACGTTCCCGGCAACACGCACGACGACGTTCCTGGAGACCGCGGGTCGGAGGCGTATGCCCGTCTTGACGAAGATCTCGGGATCCTGGCCGATCTCGGAGTTGATTCCTATCGGTTCTCGATCAGCTGGTCCCGCCTCATCCCCGACGGCGTGGGCGAGCTCAATCCGGAGGGGGTCGACTACTACAACCGGCTCATCGACGGACTGCTCGCGCTGGGCATCTCACCGAACGTCACCCTCTACCACTGGGACCTGCCGCAGGCTCTCGAGGACCGGGGCGGATGGGCCAACCGGGAGGTGGTGGAGTGGTTCGCCGCCTACGCGCGACGAGCCTTCGAGCTGTTCGGTGACCGGGTTCCGATGTGGGCCACGCTCAACGAGCCCATCGCCATCTGGGTCGGTTACGGCCTGGGATTCTTCGCGCCCGGCATCGCGGACCCCAAGACCGGCCGACAGGCGATGCATCACGCGATGGTGGCGCACGGGCGCGCCGTCCAGGAGTTCCGCGCGTCCGGTGCCACCGGCAGCATCGGCATCGTCGTGGACGTCTGGAAGCGCCACAGCGTCGCGCCCACCGACGAGAACCAAGTGCTTGCCGATGAGGGAGAGGACGAGTCGTTCCGCTTCTTCTTCGCTGAGCTGTTCGCAGGCGGCCTCAGCGGCCGGCAGGTCCGGCTCTTCGGCCGTTCGGACACGATGCCTCACATCGCGCCTACCGACTACGAGGTGGCCGGGACGCCCATCGACTTCTTGGGCATCAACGTCTACGGCCGGGTCATGGTCGATTCGACGAACTTCAATCCGTACTGGTGGGAGCAGGCCGACACGATGCCCGGCGGCAACTTCTTGTCGAATGGGACCGAGCTCTACCCGGATGCGCTGACCGAAGCCGTGCAGACCGCCCGCAGCGACTACGACGTCACGGTACCCATCTACATCACCGAGAACGGAACGCCAGTCGACGACGGTGTCGTGGAGGACGGCGTCGTCCACGATGACGATCGCATCAAGTACATGTCGGCCTTCCTGCGGCGAGCGATCGAAGCACATGACGCCGGTCTCGGCGTCGAGGGCTACTACGCATGGACGCTGCTCGACAACTACGAGTGGACCGCCGCGTACTCGTCACGATTCGGGCTGGTCCACGTCGACACTGATGGCACGTTCGATCGAACCTACAAGATGTCGGCTCACTGGTACCGGGACGTGGCGCACCATCGACGTCTGCCGGTGGGCGACCAGTGA
- a CDS encoding aldo/keto reductase — translation MTPVSTPLSPRPLGASGLVVTGLGVGGSPLGGASAVYGHDTSADEGVATVSRVFDGPITFLDTSNAYSGGDSERRVGEAIDRADGLPVGFVLSTKVDADPSTGVFDGSRVRRSLEESLERLGLDRVPLLHLHDPEEHLAFSDAMGRGGAVEALVAIKREGLVDAIGIAGGRVEEMRRYVQTGAFDVLLTHNRMTLVDRSARPLIEAATERSMGVINAAPFGGGVLARNPRPDDLYAYGLGTASQVDAARRMSQVCERYGVSLAAAALQFAVHAPGVDAVLVGASSPQRVDELVELAGAVIPDELSNQLEDLVPPSSEWIAS, via the coding sequence GTGACTCCAGTCAGCACGCCGCTCTCGCCACGACCGCTGGGCGCGTCCGGGCTCGTCGTCACTGGGCTCGGCGTGGGCGGAAGCCCGCTCGGCGGGGCTTCTGCCGTCTACGGGCACGACACCTCGGCAGACGAGGGCGTCGCGACGGTTTCGCGCGTGTTCGACGGACCGATCACCTTTCTCGACACGTCCAACGCCTACTCGGGCGGCGACAGCGAGCGTCGTGTCGGCGAGGCAATCGATCGCGCCGATGGCCTGCCGGTCGGGTTCGTCCTCTCCACCAAGGTCGACGCCGACCCGTCCACGGGAGTCTTCGACGGGAGCCGCGTGCGAAGGTCTCTCGAGGAGAGTCTTGAACGGCTCGGTCTGGACCGTGTCCCTCTTCTGCACCTGCACGACCCGGAGGAGCACCTCGCCTTCTCGGACGCCATGGGCCGAGGAGGTGCCGTCGAGGCACTCGTGGCGATCAAGCGCGAGGGTCTCGTCGATGCCATTGGCATCGCGGGGGGACGAGTCGAGGAGATGAGGCGATATGTCCAGACCGGTGCCTTCGACGTCTTGCTCACCCACAACCGCATGACTCTGGTCGACAGATCCGCTCGGCCGCTGATCGAAGCGGCAACCGAGAGAAGCATGGGGGTCATCAACGCGGCCCCGTTCGGCGGCGGCGTCCTGGCGCGCAATCCTCGCCCGGACGATCTCTACGCCTACGGCCTGGGAACCGCGTCTCAGGTCGACGCCGCACGTCGCATGTCGCAGGTGTGCGAACGGTACGGCGTGTCGCTCGCTGCCGCGGCACTGCAGTTCGCGGTACACGCGCCGGGAGTCGATGCCGTGCTGGTGGGTGCCTCGAGCCCGCAGCGGGTGGACGAGCTCGTCGAGCTGGCAGGCGCCGTGATCCCCGACGAGCTGTCGAACCAGCTCGAGGACCTGGTCCCGCCGTCCAGTGAGTGGATAGCCAGCTGA
- a CDS encoding LacI family DNA-binding transcriptional regulator — protein sequence MAVAQVRDVAALAGVSAGTVSNALNHPSKVSPSTLTRIQAAIDELGYIRNDAARQLRVGTNRAIGMIVLDIANPFFTDVARGVEDTLIEPGRPLILGNSAQQESRETTYLDLFEEQHMSGVLITPVGDVMDRLRRLRDRGTSVVLVDRLTQTDEFSSVSIDDQIGGRLATEHLLEIGRRRIGFIGGPTSLSQVGNRLSAARAAVEQHGGGTILPIESAAMDVAAGRSGMGRLLDVPIRERPDAVFAANDMVALGVLQALTLAGVRVPDDIAIVGYDDIDFAASAAIPLTSVRQPARQLGSTAASLLLEAIASPERSDVRHVMLEPELVVRQSTSL from the coding sequence ATGGCAGTGGCTCAAGTGCGTGACGTGGCAGCCCTGGCGGGCGTCTCTGCAGGCACCGTGTCCAACGCCCTGAACCACCCGTCGAAGGTGTCCCCGTCCACACTGACCCGCATCCAGGCGGCGATCGACGAGCTCGGCTACATCCGCAACGACGCTGCCCGTCAGCTCCGCGTCGGCACGAACCGCGCCATCGGCATGATCGTGCTCGATATCGCCAACCCCTTCTTCACCGACGTCGCACGCGGGGTCGAGGACACGCTCATCGAGCCCGGTCGTCCCTTGATCCTCGGGAACAGCGCCCAGCAGGAGTCGCGCGAGACGACGTATCTCGACCTGTTCGAGGAGCAGCACATGAGCGGGGTGCTCATCACGCCGGTCGGAGACGTCATGGACCGGCTGCGTCGCCTGCGCGACCGCGGCACCTCAGTCGTGCTGGTCGATCGCCTGACCCAGACCGACGAGTTCTCGTCGGTGTCGATCGACGACCAGATCGGTGGACGGCTTGCGACCGAGCACCTTCTCGAGATCGGTCGTCGACGCATCGGCTTCATCGGTGGCCCGACCAGCCTGAGCCAGGTCGGCAATCGTCTCTCCGCGGCCCGGGCAGCGGTGGAGCAGCACGGTGGCGGCACCATCCTGCCGATCGAGAGCGCGGCGATGGACGTCGCCGCGGGCCGGAGCGGCATGGGACGCCTACTCGACGTCCCGATCCGTGAGCGACCGGATGCGGTGTTCGCAGCGAACGACATGGTAGCGCTCGGCGTTCTGCAAGCGCTCACGCTTGCGGGGGTCCGCGTCCCAGACGACATCGCGATCGTCGGCTACGACGACATCGACTTCGCCGCGTCGGCCGCGATCCCGTTGACGTCGGTCAGGCAGCCGGCCCGGCAGCTTGGTTCCACGGCTGCTTCGTTGCTGCTGGAGGCCATTGCCAGCCCTGAGAGGTCAGACGTCCGCCACGTGATGCTGGAGCCAGAGCTGGTCGTTCGCCAGTCGACGTCGCTCTGA
- the rhaI gene encoding L-rhamnose isomerase, which translates to MTRFDDIAVRLEAQAIEVPSWAYGNSGTRFKVFGSAGTPRTVEEKIADAATVHRFTGLSPLVSLHIPWDLVDDFAALRRYAEDLGIGLGTINSNTFQDDDYKLGALTHTDRRIRQKAIDHHLACIDVMDQTGSRDLKIWLAEGTNYPGQGDMRGRQDRLAESLATIYERLGDDQRLVLEYKFFEPAFYHTDVPDWGTSYVQVAALGDKAFVCLDTGHHAPGTNIEFIVAQLLRLGKLGSFDFNSRFYADDDLIVGSADPFQLFRIMYEVVRGGALDPDSDVAFMLDQCHNIEDKIPGQIRSVLNVQEMTARALLVDTEALAAAQESGDVLGANAVFMDAFYTDVRPDLATWREERGLPGDPVRAYADSGHQKQIEADRVGGTQASWN; encoded by the coding sequence GTGACGAGGTTCGACGACATCGCCGTGAGGCTTGAGGCCCAAGCCATCGAGGTTCCGTCCTGGGCCTACGGCAACTCCGGCACCCGCTTCAAGGTGTTCGGCTCAGCAGGCACCCCGCGCACCGTCGAGGAGAAGATCGCCGACGCTGCCACGGTCCACCGCTTCACCGGCTTGTCACCGTTGGTCTCGCTGCACATCCCGTGGGACCTCGTGGACGACTTCGCGGCGCTGCGTCGCTACGCCGAGGACCTCGGCATCGGGCTCGGCACGATCAACTCCAACACCTTCCAGGACGACGACTACAAGCTGGGTGCCCTGACCCACACCGACCGCCGGATCCGCCAGAAGGCGATCGATCACCACCTCGCGTGCATCGACGTCATGGACCAGACGGGCTCCCGCGACCTCAAGATCTGGCTCGCCGAGGGCACCAACTACCCCGGCCAGGGCGACATGCGCGGACGGCAGGACCGGCTCGCTGAGTCGCTGGCCACGATCTACGAGCGCCTCGGCGACGACCAGCGCCTCGTGCTCGAGTACAAGTTCTTCGAGCCGGCGTTCTACCACACCGACGTCCCCGACTGGGGCACGTCGTACGTGCAGGTGGCGGCTCTCGGCGACAAGGCGTTCGTGTGCCTCGACACCGGGCACCACGCGCCCGGCACGAACATCGAGTTCATCGTCGCCCAGCTGCTGCGGCTGGGGAAGCTCGGCTCGTTCGACTTCAACTCGCGGTTCTACGCCGACGACGACCTGATCGTGGGTTCTGCCGATCCGTTCCAGCTCTTCCGCATCATGTACGAGGTGGTTCGTGGCGGTGCCCTCGACCCCGACAGCGACGTCGCCTTCATGCTCGACCAGTGCCACAACATCGAGGACAAGATCCCCGGACAGATCCGCTCGGTGCTCAACGTCCAGGAGATGACGGCCCGTGCGCTGCTCGTCGACACCGAGGCGCTCGCCGCTGCACAGGAGTCCGGTGACGTGCTGGGCGCGAACGCCGTCTTCATGGACGCCTTCTACACCGACGTGCGCCCCGACCTCGCCACGTGGCGCGAGGAGCGCGGGCTTCCGGGTGACCCCGTGCGGGCGTACGCGGACAGCGGCCACCAGAAGCAGATCGAGGCCGACCGCGTCGGCGGCACCCAGGCCAGCTGGAACTGA